The genomic region TTTCCCGCTGCCGGTGGGACCTGTGATCAGCACGAGTCCCGAATGCAAGTGCGCCAATTTTTCGATCGCGGATGGAAGATTTAACTCCGTAAGCGATCTAACTTTCTCCGGGATGATTCTGAAAACTGCTCCAACGCCTCCTTTATGAAAACAATAATTGCAGCGAAAACGCGCAATTCCTTCCAGGCCATATGCAAAATCCAGATCATGACTTCGGTTGAATTCCGTTTTTTGAGCGGGATCGATGATTTCAAGAAGCAGAGTGGCTAGAAAACTTTGCGTCAACACCTGTTCCCCGGGAATCGCATCGAGTTCTCCATGAACCCTTACTTTGGCCGGAGCGCCTGCCATCAGATGCAGATCGGATGCTCCCATATCCTTCATGCGCATCAAGTAAGCGTCCAGTTTGGCCATATTTCAGACTCTCACAATCGCTTTCTTGCTTTCTGCGCGCAAAACTGCCTGATCGTAAGTGATCGTTCTTGAAGCGACCAGTTTTGAAAGACACTGATCCATCGAGATCATGCCCTCTTTCGTCGCTAATTGCATGACGGAGGGTATTTGAAATGTTTTACCATCCCGAATCAGATTCGAAACCGCCATATTGGTCAAAAGAATTTCATAAGCCGGCACTCTCCCTTTTCCATCTGCGCGGGGGACCAGTTGCTGGCACACCACCGCTCGAATCGATTCGGAAAGCATGGTGCGAATCTGGCTTTGTTTGGAGGGAGGAAACGCATCAATGACGCGATCGACCGTCTTTGCCGCGTTTTTGGTATGCAATGTTCCGAAAACCAGGTGTCCGGTCTCGGCCGCGGTAATTGCCATCGAAATGGTCTCAAGATCCCGCATTTCTCCAACCAGGATCACATCCGGATCCTCCCTGAGGGCGGCCCGCAGAGCCGTTGCAAAATTTTCCGTATCCCGCTTTACTTCCCTTTGTGTGACGCTCGCAAGCTGGTTCAAGTGAACAAATTCGATCGGGTCTTCCACGGTGATGATGTGCACTTT from bacterium harbors:
- a CDS encoding type IV pilus twitching motility protein PilT; this translates as MARVDNLLKYATSIGASDVHVSPNGSPMLRLHGLLKQVKGNVYSAQDTASLIQEILTPPQKEHFEKELELDFCYDAPGVGRFRTNILKQRKGMQAVFRVIPSQIPALNSLGFPDIVTSLTQFHQGMILVTGPSGCGKSTTLAALIDHINRQEKVHIITVEDPIEFVHLNQLASVTQREVKRDTENFATALRAALREDPDVILVGEMRDLETISMAITAAETGHLVFGTLHTKNAAKTVDRVIDAFPPSKQSQIRTMLSESIRAVVCQQLVPRADGKGRVPAYEILLTNMAVSNLIRDGKTFQIPSVMQLATKEGMISMDQCLSKLVASRTITYDQAVLRAESKKAIVRV